ACTTTACAGGTTTACAGCCCAACTTATCCGTGCAAGCGTGCAACCCACGCCGCTTCGAGTGGGCCGGACAATCTGGGCCCACTCGCCCATCGGACCGATCCGACCCAACCATCTTCTTCCTCGCGTCGCCTCGCCTTCTTCCCGACCCGACCCGACACCGACCGACCGagccctcgccgcgcgccgcgccgatgccgcaagcctcctcctcctcctcgccggcgacggcggcggcgccgcctccgccgcagcctGCGGCGGACCCTTCTCCGTCGGCTGTGCCAGCTTCGGAGGAGGCGCTGGACCCGcagacgccggcgccgccgccgcaggcgcaGCCGGAGGCCGTGCTGACCGCCGCGCAGAAGGCGCTCCGCTCCAAGCCGACGAGGCCGCCCGAAGACTCCGACAAGAAGGTTTACCTCCCTTTGCAGTGGCGTGCTCGTCCGATTCTTCTCTTGTGATTTTGcgttgaggggtgggggtgctACTAGGGTTTTGGGTGGCACACCAGTAGCTATGCTCGGTGCCTCGGGTGAATCAAAGGAAGTAGACATCACGCCCATTCGTTAGTAAGCAGTGAACATCTTATGAATGTTCAATTGTGCAATCGAGTAAATGACTAGGATACGATTCAATCCAAGACTTATCTAACCGATTAGCTAAGCTGCATCGGACTCTGCTGTTTGTCATTTTTAGAGTTAGAATTGAGAAACAGTGGACCAGAATATCTATTGTTTAACTGATTACTAGCTTGTGGTTTATATACATTCCTTTGCATCATCATACCATGTCTTATTCTTCACACCAATTAATTGCTTAGTCGTCTAGTATATGATATCAAACATACAGTCACCTTCTTGAAGTATGAAAACAAGGAAATAAATAAGCATCCAACAAACTTCACCCTCTGTTTTTTTGGGAAGCCTAAGTGAATCATCCAGGGTGATTTTGTTACACCATATGCTTCATTTTAGTTAGTTGGTATACTTTATGGATTAATAATAAGCTTTAATCAATTTTTTACTTGACATGGTGTTTTACTGATTTTTTCTCACAGAATAAAAAACTCAAGGATGTGGAGATCAGTTTCCCAATTGTCTATGGAACCATTTCTTTCTGGCTTGGCAAGAAGGCAAGCgagtaagtatttttttttttctgtgaacAGTTCTTATTGTTAAATTTCCTCAGGTACTCAGTTTGCTACCTATAGTGAATATTATCTAAAGGGCATGaatatgttctttttttctagGTACAACTCTCACAAATGGACTGTGTATGTTCGCTCTGCAACAAATGAGGATTTAAGTGTGATAGTTAAGCGTGTGGTGTTTCAACTTCACCCGAGTTTCACTAATCCAACAAGAGTTGTAGAGCAACCACCTTTCGAGTTGTCTGAATCTGGCTGGGGAGAATTTGAAATTGCAATAACCCTTTATTTCCACAGTGACGTGTGTGAAAAGCGTCTGGATTTGTAAGTTGCAGAGATCTTGTTTCAAACATCATATTTCTTTGGGGGAAGCATTTAGTTAACTACATAAATGATGCAGGTTTCATCAACTTAAACTGTATCCAGAAGAGGACACTGGACCACAATCAACTAAAAAGCCTGTTGTCGTGGAAACGTACGATGAAATTGTCTTCCCTGAGCCCACTGAGGCCTTTTTCCAACGAGTACAAAATCATCCAGCTGCTACTGTGCCTAGGTTGCCTCCTGGTATAACCTTGCCTCCTCCAGGTACTCCTTTTTTCTTGGCACCATGACTTGTACCTATATTTCATTGggggaaaaataaaaatggcaATACAAAATTATCCATCGTCTAGGCCCTATGGAACTTGTGCCACATGAAAAGAAGCGTGGTGACACTAAGGATCATCCTTTGAGCCAGTGGTTCTCAAATTTCTCTGAAGCTGATGAACTATTAAAACTGGCTGCTGCTCGGCAACAGGTGAGATTCAATTGTCCTTATTCTCTGAGATATATTACTATGCTTGTCAATACTGCAAGAAGTATTCCTGCTTTCTCATCTACTTAGTCTGTTGTAACATGCATTCAATCCGTAGATATTTCCATGAGAGAGTTATCTTATATCAATTTCAGTTGGTAAATGTCTTTTTGGCTAAGTTGTACATCCCGTATCAATTTCAAGAAGGTCTTTTTTAATTCCCCTTGCATATAATTAAGCTATTCATGCAAGCAGTTGTAAACTAGTAGTTGTCCCTTTTGTTGAGTCTTTTTTTCCCCAAATTAATTCAACTGGAAAGCGCTTTCCAGGGTAAGTTCTGTATCTCCCAATGATAACACTACTAAAGGACTATATTAGCATAATAATCTTTTAAGGGCAACAAAATGGTAAAATTTCGCATTGGGGATCACTTGCCTAGACTGACTTATATATAACCATAGACATATTTTCGAGCtataaataaaattacataGCATGCCAGTATAGGGGATGTTGCATAGAATAATTCTGACTTACTCCCTCTGCCTCACAAAAAATCAATTTCTACCAGTGAGAGTTTGTCCCGGAAAGAATCGACTCCTGCGCGAAAACCCAGAAACACTCAATACTACTGCTCGTCCTCTCCGGCTAGAAACACACAATACTAGTACTACTCGTCTCTCTTGTTCTCTCCGTCCAGAACCAGAAACATTCAATACTACTGCTCGTCTCTCTTGTTCGTCGATCTCCAGCGACCTCCATCCTTGCTTCACCCCTCGCTCATGTTCCTGCTTCGTCCTGCCCACTCCCtgctccctctctcttctcctctctcccgctCCTCCGTGCGACATTCCGCGTCCACCCGGACGCAGCAGCTCAGAAGGCGGTGGAGGGTTGCAAGCCGGCGGATCCCCATCATCCGATGTGGGAGGCAGCTCTGGTGGATGGATGCGGCTTGGAAGCTCCCTTTCTCTCTGTGCCTGCGACCTTCCACGGCGTCGTGTATCAGATGCGGCGGGGGTGGCAACAACAGAGGTTTGTGAGGCGGTGGATCTGAAGCTTGCGGCGGCGGACGGAGATGTgcaggccggcggtggcgcgccggCATACAGGGTCGTCGTCGGTGGCTCAGATGCAAACGACGATGGAGGGATTTTtaactttccttttttttttcgtgggTAAGTGCTGATGACTAATGAGTGGTTGtacttgaagaagggcatttAGGTCATTTCACATCAGTACTAAACTTGCATTGGGAATCTAGGGATGGTTTCtttgtgggatggagggagtacctaatAGTAACAGGAATTGCTTGTGCATGAACAGTTGAATGGGGTAAAACAATGTCCACTTCTCTGACATTGTAACTCTCTTGTTGCTCCAGGTGCAAGCTCACATAGCTAAGCTGAGAAGGCAATTAAGCATGATAGATGGAATGCCTCAGCAATCCAAAGCTGTTTCTGGTCAGTAAAATTACTTGTATTTCTGATTAGCATTGTTGCGTAGGTAAATAATGCCAGAGTTTAATCTGACGATGAATTTCGCTGTCGTACATTCAGTTCAAGGCCAACAATTTGGGCACGGCTAATTTGCTACAAGTGCTGTCATAAGGAAGATGTTGGGATCTGATAACAACGCTCTAACTAGATGATAACAAGTGTATCACTGTATTTCCATTGTAGCTGTTGCCTTAGCCCTTGGGCTTGCAATTAATGTACTAACAAGCAGTGTCATTGTGCATATATTCTACTATGATTTCATTCATCTTATGAGAACACCTACTTCTCTGATTGGCCCTTTTACTCCATACTGAAAGGGCTCATCTAAGCTGTTAATTTTTGCCCTGCTATATTATGGACATTCTAGAACAAGTACGATTGCTTAGTTTAACTCCTTTTGACTCTGCAAATAGTGCTGAATGCTGATCTTCTTGGCTCAGAAACGTGCTGTGTTTCTTGATTCTGTGACATGGAGCATCTATTAACGCGCTTAGTGTGGGTAACAGTTAAAAACTGTGCTGAACGACCGATTCAGTTCTTGCTGGAATCTTTTTTGTTTCATGCATTCTGATTAAATTTTCTCGAATCTTGCAATGAAGATATCTTTCTCACTATGTCTTGCCATGTGTTTTGATTCATGTGAACAATTAGAATGAAATCAATGGCGCATTTTCTACTGGGGTCATTGCGTTAATGAAATGTAGCAGTGTGTTCCATATTCTTTTTCAAGCAGGTGCTAGGAGTGAGTGAAAAATGGGGAATGGTACCCGTGCTGGTATATATTCACAAGCTGCTACAGTCCCCTAAGGGGGTAGGCATCGTAGTGCAACTGTGCAAGATTAGTTGAGTGTCTGCAATGTGCATTGCTTTGCTACTGGCCATGAGCGATGCTGCTCACTCAAAGTTAGAGCTGCCGACAAAATTTAGACAGTCCATAGCCATTGTTGCCACAAAAAAAGATCCTACCTAGCAATTCCTGACTTCTTGTGTCTCTTGACTGCAAGTAGGGATAATCTTGTTAGCTGTATAAAACTGGTTTAGGCCTTGTTCCGTTAATCCTATCCACaacttgttcggttaatcctaCCCACAAGAGGATTAAGTGGGATTTGGAGAGGAATTAGAATTAGGCATAGAATTATTTTCCCTCGATCTCCTCGAATCCCTCCTTATTGGGAACTAACCATTTTCTACATGCTAGTATGAAGTTGGgaaggaaaataaaatagaatTGTGATATATAAGCGGGAAAAAGGACACTTGTTCGTCTCGCTTACCATTTTACAGAACCATCCACCTCCACTATAATGCTTGAATTTTCTTCTAATTACGGTACTTGCGAAAAATCATGTGGTTCCAAATTTAACTGAAAACAAGGTGTACTCAAATCGACTTTCCTAGCTTGTATGCCAACTTGTATGTATGTTTATAACCAGACAACTGGAACGAAATGGTGTTAATATCGTCCTTGGATATATATAGCCGGACAGAGTACTGACTGAATGTCtgcactgaaagtctgaaatggAATTACTCTCTTGCCACTATTCAACATTTATACTATTACTAAATTGCAAACAGTAAGAGATTGATTAAATGGGGTTGCTTTACAGGGGTTCAACCACCAGCCTATGAATCTATGATGGATATATATACATGGTACAAGGTGTGGGACAATCTACCACTGATCATGGCtgatcgattgatcgatcgatggtcCAAATCTTACAGGCTGGTTTGCAAGGACCAGAAGAACCTTCACAAGATTTCCTATGTCCCTTGCTGCTTTGCTTCAATCATACCTGCCCTTTTACAAGTCACTTTCAATTGCTGAAGCTGACAAAACCCTCATGATTAGCTCAAGCCTAATATAATGCAGTTCCGCTTTCTCCCCAATTAATTAACCAAGCCTTGATTTGATTTGAGACGTGTGTATGGCTCTATGCGAGGAGCTTCTAGCAGCTACAGCTACTCTCAGAATCTTAATTTCCCTTAAACAGTCCACATCCTTCCTCCAAGTTACATGTCTCGGtagttacaaaatataaaaataaactacaataacTTGAAGCTCGAAGCTGGATAAACTCAGCCTTTTTAGATTCTTACCAACAGTTTCTCAGAATCTTCACATAATCTTCAGAAAACGTATTAAGCTTTCATTTCGTTTAGTAAAGTCGATGGATAATGAGATAATGTTGAGGAGATTATATGGCAGCAGGAGTGCTTTGCATGCATGCTGTGCATGGCATGCACACGGGGGGGCGTAGGTACAATACAAACACTTGCAACTTGCTGTTTGGGCGCTGTCTCCCGGCCCAATGATTCGCGTCAACATCcatcggccggcgacgagccacCGGACGATCCAGTTCGCCATGTGGAAGCtcagacgtcgccgtcgccggccggccggccggcgacctCTCCGGCCGGCCACGTACGCCGTCCCAGTTGACGACGGCGACAGCACAATGTACACGTACAGACGTACTCATCGTCGTCAGTGGAATCGGTTTGTTGCTCAGATTTGCACGGCTCGATCGCCATTAGCTAAGATCAAGAGTTTGAGTACGCTTTTTAATTTGGAGCTTAAGAGTTTCTCAACTGGAGCAGAACACTGACATGTTTGGAGCATCTCCATAAACATGCATGGCGATCGATTGATGCGTTGATTAACGATCCATGATCGATTGatgtcgatcgatcgagtcTTTCAATTCTTGGTGTATTGGTGTACTCCTACCATGATGATACTACCatctgattaattgattttggATTTTCATCTGATCATGTATCCATCAAGAATGTCATTGTCCTAGCTAGCAGCAGCTACCGTTTTTCTCCAAGAAGACGACCCTACTGCCATCAGTAGTACTCCTCGAACATTCAAATTCTGACAGTTCGTTAGAACGGTCTAGTTTGATTTGTACAGCTTAACCTTCAGTTTCCTTTCCTGTCTCTCATCTCAAGTCTGAATTTCTGAAAGATCGAACAGGTGTTCTAGCTAACTtctggtaattaattaattcagaAATCGACCAGAGAGTCTGCAAGATTAATTAGTTCAAGTACGCATGATGCAACCCTTCTGTTTGGCTAAAAAGCTTGGTCAGTTAGGTGAGCCTGTCTGAACCCTGAATTTTCTGATTGCTTGTTTGGTATCTGCATTGACTGCACCTGCTGGTGATCACTGAAGCGTCGCACTGTTTGGCCATGATATAATTCGGGGCAAAGGCCTTGAAGGCTGCGTACGTTCGTACGTGCGGGCGTACGTGTGAGTGTGGTGGTTGCACACgcacgctcgctcgctcgccttTGTTTGCTAATGCAGACAAGCAATCAGGCTGCATTCATGTTTGATGAAGGGACCAGAGACAAATGGAGATCCACGCTTAGATTTTACCATCCATGTTGCCGCCCATTTCTTTTCAACTTATTCACTGGATTATTGAAACAGCtccatgttttaaaaaaatatgttttctcaaaAGAAAATACCTCTATTGTATTGCTGAGAGCACTTATTTTAAGCTATTTGTTAAGTTTGTTTTATCTCTACAATCAAATGGATAATCTGctcaataatctaaatcaaatcaaaatgttaaagtgatttttttataaagaa
The Oryza sativa Japonica Group chromosome 6, ASM3414082v1 DNA segment above includes these coding regions:
- the LOC4340047 gene encoding transcription initiation factor TFIID subunit 14b; the encoded protein is MPQASSSSSPATAAAPPPPQPAADPSPSAVPASEEALDPQTPAPPPQAQPEAVLTAAQKALRSKPTRPPEDSDKKNKKLKDVEISFPIVYGTISFWLGKKASEYNSHKWTVYVRSATNEDLSVIVKRVVFQLHPSFTNPTRVVEQPPFELSESGWGEFEIAITLYFHSDVCEKRLDLFHQLKLYPEEDTGPQSTKKPVVVETYDEIVFPEPTEAFFQRVQNHPAATVPRLPPGITLPPPGPMELVPHEKKRGDTKDHPLSQWFSNFSEADELLKLAAARQQVQAHIAKLRRQLSMIDGMPQQSKAVSVQGQQFGHG